The stretch of DNA ATTAGCAAACTAAAAAGATTCTATGCACAACTCTAAGACCATAGCAGCTACTGCTCTAGGATAAACATTGTAGCGTAACCGTGGCATACATCAACCTATCAAAGTTAGCGGTCATCCTGCTACTCGTCCACTTTAGTCACCTGTACATCATAGCACGCAAGCAGCACAACCATGAGGATACACACAGCCTCCATGGCATTGCCAAAGATCTGTCAAGGGAGGAAACAAAAAGTTGAACCGAAAGGTGCTTGCCAGTCCTGTTGTAATGATAAGGCATTCCAGAGTGACTGGAACTATTCTAAAGTTAGCGCGGGCATGCCTGAGATTGGATAGTAACTACAAACAAAGCTAGTACAATTCCAACTTTCATTCAAGAAACTCACCATCTTGACCTTGTTAGCTGGCACTGTGAATATGACGCAGTCACCAGCTGTTGACAAAAAGAAGCTATGTCAGAATTTCAGTGACGAAGGATTATCATGAAGCTGTTAGTAATAAGTCATAATTTAGCATGtgctccctccgttccaaaatgtaggtcgtttagacttttctagattcataatttttactatgcacctagatatacgTTGTGCATAGCAAACAATATGAATCTAAAAAAGTCAAAACGACCTACATTTGGAACATAGGGAGTAGTTCAGATACCAAGAGCAACATTAGGACTTCTTGGTCTTAGCCAGTCTGATTAGACTCTACCTGATACATTCCCCCTTTTAGCAGAAGGTAACCGGCGCTGTTCAAATTATCCACAAGACCATCTAAGTCTGGAACTCGCAAGCTGATCTTGTCAGCTAAGTTGTAAATCTCCTGGAAATGATAGAACATGAGAGCAGCCTCAGGAATCAGAAGTTTTTGTGCATTTAGTCTGAAAAAGACTACTGTCCTATTTCCTGCGCAGACTAAAAATGCTCAAAATGCAGTGAAGATGATTTTTCTTCCAAACAGAACAGATTTTGAACAGTTATTAAACCTACGAGGAGAACTAAGTGGCTTGATTGCCACATCACTTACTGTTCTTGAAAAGCAATCTTTTTGCCGCAACTCAGATTCCTTGTTTAATGTGCTCAGAAATCTCCTTGCCTCCTTTTGTTGGCTCATCCCACCGCTCCGAGCAAAATCAACAAAACCATGTTCATCAACATATTTGTCATAGAGAGATTCTTTCATGATATCCACAACATCCTGCCACATGACAAATTGAACATTAAAATAATATGCTTCGTGATggtgcatataattgtgttttgTTGCCAGACGTGCATTTGGCTGGAAATGAGCTACACTTCAGGCATAGGCATCAGGAATCATAAAACCCCATATCTCTTAGCTAGTGGAGCACAACCGAGTTTCAGTGTAATAGACAAAGCAGTTCCATGAGCCGAATGGATCAAAGGGCCTAGAGTTTTGTGAAATCTTATGACCCTGAGACCTTAGGCCGTTGCAACTACATGAGAAACATATAAATTCTCTACAATTATGACCATAAACCATGCACTCCATGAGATTTTCTCTTTTAAGTTACATTCTGATACCGCAAGAAGGGTAGATAAAAAAACAGCAGTGGAAAAAATGAGGATTGCTTCGTAATTATGGATCTAAACAGTCTCTGCTGAACTCGAATGATCCACTTATTTTACCTGAGCATCTTCTGCCGTCACTTCTTCTCTTAGATCCACACGAGCACGAGCTTCAGCTAATCTGACTAGGCTTTCCAACTGTCTGGCTGTGATGGGTGTACCGTCAGCACATGTGCTGCGGTTTCTCAATCCCAAATAAAACTCTTTCAAAATTGCAGCTGCTGCCTTTGACATTCTTAAGAAGAGGGGAGAAAAGTGAGCGGGTAAGGTATCAAAAAATGGACTACTCTTTGAAGCGCACTTGACTAAAAGTCAAATAGTACAAGATACCTAGGGAAAACATGTTCTCTTGAATAAGATATGTACTTGCGAAGAAATTCCCCAGCTAATGGAGCGAAATTCTTGTCTTTCTCTGGGTGTAGTCTCAGTCTTGAAGCTACTGAATTTCCACCAACTCCAAACCCCGGATCACCATTTTGTGACACTAAGCAAAGTTGCAAAACATGAACGATCGCTTAAACTTCACTCATACAACCAAAGAGGAAGAAGCACAAAACAGTATTTAAATAATAACCTGTTCTGATCCTCTTGTTGGATTTGAAGTCATCACCTTCGTTGGTATGGAGCTGCTTGCAGGAAATTTCAGTCATCTTAGTAATTCGATCAGAAGTATGTCCAGTAAGACAAAATCGTTCTTACAAACTAGAAATTCATTGCATTACACATGAACATGTCAGTTATCCATACAGTATACTTGTGAGACGTGAAGGAGAAAACATGTCTGACAGCCACTTACAGCTATTATATGATCTGACACTCTTTTATCTAGTAACTCATCTGGCTTGTCGAGTAGAATAAAAACCAAGTCAAACCGAGACAGGAGGGCAGCACTCATCTTTAGATTCTCGTTCACTGTTTTTGCTCGGCTGCAGCAAACAGTATACTTAGATGGAAAAAATGACATACAATAGCCATGGATATTAGGCTTAAATCCTCagcaaacaaaaacaaaacagAACTGGACATAAATGTCAGTCACATAAACTATTACCATTTCCATCAAAATACACATAAACTATCACCAACCAGAGTGAAATGAAACGGGACAAACTACACCAGAAAATATCTACAGATGAATGGTGTTACTTCCGGTTCAGTCTTCTTCAGTTGCAGCCTTGCACCATAGGACCAAAATTAAAAGTTCAATCAAGTAACATTTCGTTCAATAAAATCATCACCGCATACCACTCTAGACCACCTAAACTACTACAATAACTCCACATGGCTCCATCTTTAACAGTAGATGCTATCAGTATTctgttttttttataaaaaaaaagagGTGAATTGAGATGAGTGGTCAAGAATAATTGTCATTCTCAGCCTTAACTCTAGATGCTATCATTTTTTTTGCTAAAAACTGGATGGATGGGGATGACTTATCAAGAACGATGAATGGAGACGACTGATCAGGAATAACAAGTTTTTCAGTAAGTAGGATGAAAAATATTAACGCActcataatgaccaccaacagGATTTGCAGCTGCCAAAACAGAGGTACGAGCTGATAAACTTGCTACAAGGCCAGCCTTCGCAACAGAAACACATTGCTGCTCCATGGCTTCAAGTAAAGCCTGAGAACTCAAATAAAATTAGAAACATGATTATATAGGCTTGGGAGCTTCCTCATTGATGAACTTCATGGAAAAGGCTCATAAACCGAAAAATAACATAACTACCTGATGTTCTGCTGACATTTTATCAAACTCATCAATACAGCATATTCCACGATCAGCAAGGACCATGGCACCTGTAAGTCAAGGACTCAACTTTATTTTGATCTCATCACAAGTTCTAACACCACAAAGAAAAGGCACACCAGAACAAAGAGCACTTAGAACAGCAATTGATATGACAAAGAAAACATAAAATGGCACTATTTTGGACATGAATCTTTAAAAATTGTCATGAAGGAATAAATGTTTAATTATTACCAGCCTCAAATGCATAATCGTTTGTCATAGAATCTTTAACCACAGCAACagttaggccagcctttgttgTTGTATTCCCACATACATATATTCCTCGCGGGGAAACAGCTGCTGCAGCTTGGAGGAGTTGGCTCTTGCCTAGGCCTGGATCACCTGTAATTCATTAAGCAAAAGTATTATCAAATCATGAGCAACACTAAGGAAATCTGATGATATTTATGGTAAACAATAAGAACTTACCAACTACAACCACATGAATGTCTCCTCTAACAGGGACCTTGTTTTGATCCATTGAGTTCTTCTGCACACCGCCAAAAAGAGCAAGTGTGATACCAGCTGAAAATCAGGGTACATCCATTTAATTATGTCGAGTAATCATACGCAAATAAGATAGAAATGAAATCAGCAGGTCTGCCATTTGGGAGAAAATCAATATACTAAAAGGAGTGCTTTGAGCCTTTGAACATCATCCAAAGACATCTAAAAGCAAATGTAGCTGGTAATGGCTTTGTCATCCAGAAATAATGTACTGGTCCAGAACAAATTGGGAAAAATAGTTGAAAACTAGTTGTCTTATAGACAGAAATTTAAGGGAACAAGAGATTTCACAAAACCACATCTTTCGTATTTTAGGACAACAAAGCAAATTAAATAGATCTGTAACAACATTAAATAGATATAACACAGTATAAGGATGAAATACAGGATAATAGGGTACAAAATACCTTTTACAAGTTCATGCCCATAGATGGAGGGACAAAAGGATTGAAGTATTTGGCGAAATACATCAGCACCATGTTCTTTTTTATAACTGACAGCGAAATCACAATCCCTTTCAGTACAAGTCCGAAGATCACAAATTCCACTAGCCCGAATTTCTTCCCCTGAAACAGCACAGGACTTCAGGTTTCTCACTGAAACAGCTTCCAGGTACAGGTAGTATAGACCCTGGTTCTTGCTTCTGGACTTCCCTGAAGACATTAATTTACAGATTCATAAAATATTAACAACAAAAGGGAACGTTTCAACAATTTGTTTAGACCAAACAAGTTTCAATAGTCCTTTAGTAGCGTATGAACGAAGGATCATGCAAGATTGCATAATATAAGGAAACCCAAACTACACAT from Panicum hallii strain FIL2 chromosome 3, PHallii_v3.1, whole genome shotgun sequence encodes:
- the LOC112886459 gene encoding probable DNA helicase MCM8 isoform X1 encodes the protein MYGDNMKGHQPKGSAIDATTVDGLAAVWRTYFPEEAGFSVSDRKVRIAAALVASSFSTVVKKLQSRVEDDGRDILSLPIDFQQLQESCEFIKYELEESPKHVLLCMGAAAHLAVCSGKINKVNIRLYNMGATIALKKLKAAFIKKLVTVRGTVLKVSTVKPLVLELEFRCMKCGKKIPRAISDGKFSPPMSCTIQGCKSRTFTPDRTSAKLMDFQKIRIQELASADDHEEGRVPRTIECELTEDLVDCCIPGEIITVTGIVKVLNNYMDVGGGKSRSKNQGLYYLYLEAVSVRNLKSCAVSGEEIRASGICDLRTCTERDCDFAVSYKKEHGADVFRQILQSFCPSIYGHELVKAGITLALFGGVQKNSMDQNKVPVRGDIHVVVVGDPGLGKSQLLQAAAAVSPRGIYVCGNTTTKAGLTVAVVKDSMTNDYAFEAGAMVLADRGICCIDEFDKMSAEHQALLEAMEQQCVSVAKAGLVASLSARTSVLAAANPVGGHYDRAKTVNENLKMSAALLSRFDLVFILLDKPDELLDKRVSDHIIALHTNEGDDFKSNKRIRTVSQNGDPGFGVGGNSVASRLRLHPEKDKNFAPLAGEFLRKYISYSREHVFPRMSKAAAAILKEFYLGLRNRSTCADGTPITARQLESLVRLAEARARVDLREEVTAEDAQDVVDIMKESLYDKYVDEHGFVDFARSGGMSQQKEARRFLSTLNKESELRQKDCFSRTEIYNLADKISLRVPDLDGLVDNLNSAGYLLLKGGMYQLVTASYSQCQLTRSR
- the LOC112886459 gene encoding probable DNA helicase MCM8 isoform X2 gives rise to the protein MYGDNMKGHQPKGSAIDATTVDGLAAVWRTYFPEEAGFSVSDRKVRIAAALVASSFSTVVKKLQSRVEDDGRDILSLPIDFQQLQESCEFIKYELEESPKHVLLCMGAAAHLAVCSGKINKVNIRLYNMGATIALKKLKAAFIKKLVTVRGTVLKVSTVKPLVLELEFRCMKCGKKIPRAISDGKFSPPMSCTIQGCKSRTFTPDRTSAKLMDFQKIRIQELASADDHEEGRVPRTIECELTEDLVDCCIPGEIITVTGIVKVLNNYMDVGGGEEIRASGICDLRTCTERDCDFAVSYKKEHGADVFRQILQSFCPSIYGHELVKAGITLALFGGVQKNSMDQNKVPVRGDIHVVVVGDPGLGKSQLLQAAAAVSPRGIYVCGNTTTKAGLTVAVVKDSMTNDYAFEAGAMVLADRGICCIDEFDKMSAEHQALLEAMEQQCVSVAKAGLVASLSARTSVLAAANPVGGHYDRAKTVNENLKMSAALLSRFDLVFILLDKPDELLDKRVSDHIIALHTNEGDDFKSNKRIRTVSQNGDPGFGVGGNSVASRLRLHPEKDKNFAPLAGEFLRKYISYSREHVFPRMSKAAAAILKEFYLGLRNRSTCADGTPITARQLESLVRLAEARARVDLREEVTAEDAQDVVDIMKESLYDKYVDEHGFVDFARSGGMSQQKEARRFLSTLNKESELRQKDCFSRTEIYNLADKISLRVPDLDGLVDNLNSAGYLLLKGGMYQLVTASYSQCQLTRSR